In Marasmius oreades isolate 03SP1 chromosome 3, whole genome shotgun sequence, a single window of DNA contains:
- a CDS encoding uncharacterized protein (antiSMASH:Cluster_3.1): MPSPPSMLDDQHARQRHLNTAPPANATTAASIWAPQPQPSETTWPRTLDSFSRVVAEREEPNHPQQQEQQCQVSVRPELHHSSSMPSPGHPLVTREDVFGPAPQAKDMRFPYQQHQQQPPTKEIGVIGDGRKTITPELDNSHVEQLLRTLNLNSPEPYHLKQKPSSLNLHLDQSASRSPDFSPISISSTLPTPTDLSPARSFVENGSYKQYVGLNSPTDFVSAARPGANAYLAQQHALIYDPPSPTRIGNNYSTSYTNNANGAQPASQTSGAANCIHSPDASAYSHLLKTFMEQQSPATSASNNMFLSYSPFTNHSAALALASANVNQKLFSISESPTTAVPAQLQTSLRRTSGSVEGSLPSFSNTNHMADSLSRGLAGAALPSEWASMQIPPQVLQHQAMLAHQQQRQTTAASLQSYQHQQQAQVDGSIGLGLPLGEWRRMVEDGRLPPSISHNGGSNAISSAGGAVGLGIVGYGSAASSGTETVHSSLSGGGIEDSIHAPQHLRSLSSYASPYPSTYPSGQQQQQQQSLPSESQATSHTNSHQRHSTQGSPRDSHEPLQPINFLSLLHPSSSPPYHSFVARIIKNSDQQASIFLQQKLKVADAAERSKIVDAICARGYEMMAHRFGNWAVQRCLEAASTAEERKKIVSCMRGRIVELATNCYGCHVLQKALDCEEEIRFLIVSELLLGDPAQTLVNKHASHVWSKIMELSWTPPAPPIFAYVNKSLRGKWAALACHETGSLVVQHAFENLEDHAKDDIVDELLSQGPAVFSEVTKNQWGSYCVQHILEHGSDKHRQVTLELLINDLLDYATNEQGYKSITKALKEGGKDTLNMVVKRMCEPAKSGSRRATIVDLALSATGSQLIASVLPSADKDQRASLYECIRGHIVTLRGCKTGSKVIWLFDRMRAYYGY, encoded by the exons ATGCCTTCACCGCCTTCCATGCTCGACGATCAGCACGCTCGTCAACGCCACCTAAATACAGCACCTCCTGCTAATGCTACGACCGCCGCTTCAATCTGGGctcctcaacctcagccGTCTGAGACGACGTGGCCTCGTACACTCGACTCTTTCTCCAGAGTTGTAGCTGAACGCGAAGAGCCTAATCATCCGCAACAGCAGGAGCAGCAGTGTCAGGTTTCCGTGCGCCCAGAGTTGCACCACTCCTCGAGCATGCCTTCGCCGGGTCATCCTCTTGTGACTCGCGAAGATGTCTTCGGTCCAGCGCCTCAGGCCAAGGATATGAGGTTTCCTTATCAGCAACATCAGCAGCAGCCACCCACGAAGGAAATCGGCGTCATTGGCGATGGTAGGAAGACGATTACGCCTGAACTGGATAATTCG CACGTAGAGCAGCTACTTCGTACTTTAAACCTCAATTCGCCCGAGCCTTACCATCTCAAACAAAAGCCTTCTTCGCTCAATCTCCACCTTGATCAATCAGCATCTCGTTCGCCCGATTTCTCACCAatttccatctcttccacTCTTCCTACTCCTACAGACCTTTCTCCCGCACGTTCGTTCGTTGAAAACGGCAGCTACAAGCAATACGTTGGCTTGAACTCGCCGACCGACTTCGTTTCAGCAGCTCGCCCTGGTGCTAATGCATATCTAGCTCAGCAGCACGCTTTGATTTACGACCCACCTTCCCCCACTCGTATAGGGAACAATTACTCTACCTCCTACACTAATAACGCCAACGGGGCGCAACCAGCCTCTCAGACGTCCGGTGCCGCGAATTGCATTCATTCCCCTGACGCGTCTGCTTATTCTCACTTGCTCAAAACGTTCATGGAACAGCAATCTCCTGCTACGAGCGCCTCCAACAACATGTTTCTTTCCTATTCTCCATTTACCAATCATTCAGCCGCTCTCGCTTTAGCATCCGCCAACGTTAACCAGAAGCTTTTCAGCATCAGTGAATCTCCAACCACAGCTGTACCGGCTCAACTCCAAACAAGCCTTCGCCGTACATCAGGTTCGGTTGAGGgctctcttccttcatttaGCAATACCAATCACATGGCGGATTCGCTCTCTCGAGGTTTAGCTGGTGCGGCCTTACCTTCAGAGTGGGCGTCAATGCAAATTCCTCCCCAGGTGTTGCAGCATCAAGCCATGCTCGCTCATCAGCAGCAGCGCCAGACGACGGCTGCCTCACTCCAGTCGTATCAACATCAGCAGCAAGCTCAGGTTGATGGCTCGATTGGACTTGGTTTGCCTTTGGGGGAATGGCGAAGGATGGTTGAGGACGGGAGACTTCCGCCTTCCATCAGTCATAACGGCGGGTCGAATGCCATCTCATCGGCGGGTGGAGCAGTAGGACTCGGAATTGTCGGTTATGGAAGCGCAGCCAGTTCTGGTACGGAAACGGTTCACAGTAGCTTGAGCGGTGGTGGAATTGAAGACTCTATTCACGCACCTCAGCACCTCAGATCTCTTTC ATCTTACGCCTCTCCATATCCTAGCACATATCCTAGCGgccaacagcaacaacagcagcaatCTCTTCCATCGGAGTCTCAGGCCACTTCTCACACCAACTCTCATCAGAGGCACTCCACTCAAGGCAGTCCTAGGGACTCGCATGAACCTCTTCAACCCAtcaatttcttgtctttaCTTCATCCTTCGAGTTCGCCGCCGTATCATTCCTTCGTCGCTAGGATTATCAAGAACAGCGACCAACAGGCCAG CATCTTTCTGCAACAAAAACTGAAGGTCGCCGATGCGGCTGAGCGAAGCAAGATTGTGGATGCGATTTGTGCGCGAGGTTACGAGATGATGGCTCATCG GTTCGGTAATTGGGCGGTACAGCGATGCCTCGAAGCTGCCTCGACAgctgaggagaggaagaagattgtCTCGTGTATGAG AGGCCGTATCGTCGAGTTGGCGACCAACTGCTACGGGTGCCACGTCCTTCAAAAAGCGCTTGAttgcgaggaagaaattcgttTTCTAatcgtctccgagttgctgtTGGGAGATCCAGCGCAGACGCTGGTGAACAAGCATGCCAGTCACGTTTGGAGCAAG attatgGAGTTATCCTGgactcctcctgctcctcccATTTTTGCCTATGTGAACAAGTCTCTTCGGGGCAAGTGGGCTGCTCTGGCCTGCCACGAAACGGGTTCCTTAGTTGTTCAG CATGCTTTTGAGAATCTTGAAGACCACGCCAAGGATGATATCGTCGATGAGTTGTTGAGTCAAGGTCCCGCGGTGTTCAGTGAGGTCACAAAGAACCAGTGGGGAAGCTACTGTGTTCAACACA TTCTCGAACACGGCTCAGATAAACACCGCCAGGTCACCTTGGAGCTTTTGATCAACGACTTGTTGGACTACGCCACCAATGAGCAGGGCTACAAGAGCATTACGAAGGCTTTGAAGGAGGGCGGCAAGGATACCTTGAATATGGTCGTCAAGAGGATGTGCGAGCCTGCGAAGAG CGGTTCTCGACGCGCTACGATCGTCGATCTTGCCCTATCGGCTACTGGCAGCCAGCTGATTGCGAGCGTTCTACCTTCG GCCGACAAGGATCAACGTGCCTCATTGTACGAATGTATTCGTGGCCATATCGTTACACTTCGTGGTTGCAAGACTGGCTCGAAAGTCATCTGGTTGTT TGACCGTATG CGCGCTTACTATGGCTACTAA
- a CDS encoding uncharacterized protein (MEROPS:MER0001284; antiSMASH:Cluster_3.1): MLTVPSLLLAIALGGALGAPASQSEFDDLSIRTIQFPSYHEEKLPLAVIEGLQFSPALPRPLSSESLNAARASFANISSVTGTSISDEAIEELQGRYGRRLWGPGYMDITADSEVEARSLEERQVTVPNFPTPDPSQHPELTPMLAKVTASEIKGYVTQLSTAYATRYYRSTNARAPALWIQSQFSSWLGSSQTKLAENSFDQPNVIGRIEAKSGDPNAPIVLLGAHLDSTSQTPSTKAPGADDDASGVAVMMAIMRILKGSNYQGTYAIEAHAYAGEEGGLLGSQALAKSYKAAGKNIRGMLDFEMVGWQPNTSTNSGKSSTISILSDPVTAMSTHMTSVVKAYVPTAERRSVACGYGCSDHYSFYNQGYPVVCIASYGPNDSNLNPGYHTTNDTVDKLSFDRSVDFVKAGLAWIVEVAA; the protein is encoded by the exons ATGCTCACTGTTCCCTCTCTACTGTTAGCCATCGCTCTTGGAGGAGCTCTCGGAGCTCCTGCCTCACAATCGGAGTTTGACGATTTATCCATTCGAACAATCCAATTCCCTTCATACCATGAGGAAAAACTCCCTCTTGCCGTTATCGAAGGCCTTCAGTTTTCACCTGCCCTGCCTCGACCACTCTCCTCCGAATCTCTTAACGCTGCACGGGCTTCGTTCGCGAATATCTCTTCGGTGACTGGAACGAGTATCTCCGATGAAGCTATCGAAGAGCTCCAAGGCCGGTATGGAAGGAGACTTTGGGGGCCTGGGTATATGGATATCACTGCTGATTCCGAAGTTGAGGCGAGATCGTTGGAAGAAAGACAAGTCACTGTGCCGAATTTCCCGACCCCGGATCCTTCTCAACATCCCGAGTTGACGCCGATGTTGGCGAAAGTTACTGCCTCCGAGATCAAGGGGTATGTAACGCAGTTGTCGACAGCATATGCTACGCGGTATTACCGCAGTACGAATGCTCGTG CACCGGCTCTTTGGATTCAATCCCAATTTTCTTCTTGGCTTGGAAGCTCACAAACGAAGTTGGCGGAGAACTCGTTTGATCAGCCGAATGTGATCGGGAGGATTGAGGCCAAGTCGGGAGATCCGAATGCTCCCATTGTTCTCCTCGGTGCTCATCTAGATTCGACGAGTCAGACTCCGTCGACGAAAGCTCCTGGTGCTGATGATG ATGCTTCGGGTGTCGCGGTTATGATGGCTATCATGCGGATTCTGAAGGGTAGCAACTACCAGGGGACTTATGCAATTGAAGCTCATGCCTATGCTGGTGAAGAAGGAGGTTTACTTGGTTCTCAAGCGCTTGCCAAGTCGTACAAAGCCGCTGGAAAGAATATTCGTGGAATGTTGGATTTTGAGATGGTCG GTTGGCAGCCCAACACTTCGACCAACTCTGGCAAGTCGAGTACTATTTCCATTCTTTCCGACCCTGTTACTGCGATGAGCACCCACATGACCAGCGTCGTGAAGGCTTATGTTCCTACTGCTGAGAGGAGAAGCGTTGCATGCGGT TATGGCTGCAGTGACCATTACTCGTTCTACAACCAAGGATACCCAGTTGTCTGTATTGCCTCCTACGGTCCTAATGACAGTAATTTGAACCCTGGATA CCATACGACGAATGACACCGTCGATAAGCTCAGTTTTGATAGATCTGTTGACTTTGTGAAGGCGGGATTGGCATGGATTGTTGAGGTAGCAGCTTAA
- a CDS encoding Type I Iterative PKS (antiSMASH:Cluster_3.1): MPAPSGSCSGQAEIPPKHEPIAIVGMAINMPGSPDVAKLWEVLERGINTISEIPSTRFDISIYDGIQNPNRQMKVHTGNFISGADEFDNTFFKVSPREARSMDPQQRILLHTAYEALEDSGYVPRSSPCFDPETVGCYVGATAHDYVHNLQNDIDVYYSTGTLNAFLCGRVSYVLKLGGPSIVVDTACSSSSVAIYQACRALVNGDCNAALAGGVNIITSPDLFLGLDRAHFLSPTGQCSAFDVSADGYSRSEGCGMFVLKRLSDAINENDRIYGVIRAIEVNQSGSASSITHPHSTTQSLLFRKLLENAGVKDPMRVNVVEAHGTGTQAGDPTEVESIRRVFCRHQCGDGGGRNDENPLYLTSIKANIGHLETASGAAGLAKLLLMMRYRSIPPQISLKRLNPNISPLEEDGTVIHNGLGTVEWKPSHPGMTRMALLNNFGAAGSNTAALIEEWVPPPGPEARVTSGSSSGMPYIFGFSAKDKTAALSLRDRYVYFLNTSREDIVDVAYTMTSRRQLYKFRAAVVASSTEELVQKLQNVEIRKVDDTPNTPPPNVVFVFSGQGGQYLGMGRVLYETSPVFRGAVDECQNILLALGSTGILEIITAKENIEVEVEAFQSAVFAVEYALAKLWISWGVVPSAVIGHRSGYPSLFYSITDDVFEPSSLGEYAALVIAQVLTLHDALFIVAHRARLMFQRCHKQTSGMLALNRSGSSVQRLLLMHDFHPDLFISCYNGPEDCVVSGPVSRTFDFQRLFSDTVGRKCTVLDVPFGYHSRYMEPLLDELREIASKVQMAPPKIPIASNVLGIVIEPGDSSVFNSEYVARHCVEPVQFEAGIQALVARSKLLAGATRQGNVWIEIGPHPVTLPYLKTNPLTSGGSTSGSLLLPSMRKRCNPWLTLTTSLADLFSSNVPIRWREVFSHVSPSCIHLPSYPFSKKQFWVPYVEPNFQGSSSTIVPAASPPEPATYTSHLAEGKCWVQYPSPSNNFTAIFETPLRLVSSFTVEHSVAGIPIGSGTLYSELVMSFVKLASRYTNKNHQPIGMEVGNVFIRDLEFVKPLITETVDNCVLTITIAIDDDSGSFTISSRALRDTGLGSSLLARGGYTIKGETRITNHKFQKFLPKMEDGIARLSSPNSRTETFLAQTAYTFFSGVFEYEPQYRGIRSVTVSADGTEGYAQVLVPPSPQQTRGAGPEKLNIYPVLMDSFCQIGLVMASLQAGPDDGYICSEVGAVKTVPSEIDVVAPYLTYCRVSWALDRSVATTDVWAYRSDRLPHKMAFFAGGVKFKRVSLPTFKKFLERCRGSSYCVPNNHPSPPETSQPRFTDPPLSLPTPPPETPSSHSQILQAVADTCGMDRASLDSSNELAALGIDSLMLIELIDRIRVAFPEFSSHADILSSCITVRDIVDKIDGSLDLATNAVVRSASLPALPNPPPQLLREDREPGIQIADDIIGMVSSILGVPIQHMEGDTSLDALGLDSLASIEVLHEVQQRLGVTLPDDFFLHNPTVTSIQSFFSSASTSPTVVLETPPLLSPSPKTDDEDKLLPVKSINLDSSPGDDSTIIHALHLSNNPTLVHNRQIQGTTPVFLIHDGSGVTSYYERMPTSSRTLWTLHSPHFLNAKPWNNLSEMAKMYAERILTVVTEGPIILGGWSFGSVAAYETALQLRKLVVGSTKPNLHVQGLLLIDPPNPLNHVPLSPSLVSRMLKEREAAHVRIQSAIANKVESLIHNQFGLNGSLLGKYDPFDTPKELGHLPTDLCPRIALLRSRDPYVGSGDDDVPAWINDRSDPTGATKGWKNLTSSPVKVWDIPGNHFEPFLPSNIKEVSNCMEKALDYLQSQDAK, encoded by the exons ATGCCAGCCCCTTCTGGTTCTTGTTCTGGACAGGCAGAAATTCCGCCGAAGCATGAACCCATCGCTATCGTCGGGATGGCAATCAACATGCCTGGCTCTCCTGATGTAGCGAAGCTTTGGGAGGTATTGGAGAGAGGGATCAATACTATATCAGAA ATACCTTCAACCCGCTTTGACATCTCCATCTACGACGGTATCCAAAACCCCAACCGCCAAATGAAAGTACACACTGGAAATTTCATCTCTGGAGCTGACGAATTCGATAATACATTCTTCAAAGTCAGTCCTAGGGAAGCAAGGTCTATGGATCCTCAACAACGGATTCTCTTACATACCGCGTATGAAGCTCTCGAGGATTCGGGATACGTTCCCCGTTCCTCACCGTGTTTCGATCCGGAGACGGTTGGGTGTTATGTCGGTGCTACGGCTCATGATTATGTGCATAATCTGCAGAATGACATTGACGTGTATTATAGTACCG GAACTTTAAACGCATTCCTATGCGGACGCGTATCGTACGTTTTGAAGCTCGGCGGCCCCTCGATCGTCGTTGATACAGCATGTTCGTCTTCGAGTGTGGCTATCTACCAAGCTTGTCGTGCGTTAGTAAACGGAGATTGCAATGCTGCTTTAGCTGGAGGTGTCAATATTATAACGAGCCCTGAT CTCTTCCTCGGACTTGACCGAGCCCATTTCCTCAGCCCAACTGGCCAATGCTCCGCCTTCGACGTTTCAGCAGATGGGTACTCTCGCTCCGAAGGCTGCGGGATGTTCGTCCTTAAACGGCTTTCAGACGCTATAAACGAGAACGACAGAATCTACGGTGTCATCCGAGCCATCGAAGTCAACCAATCCGGTTCCGCATCTTCCATAACCCACCCACACTCCACTACTCAATCGTTGTTGTTCAGGAAGCTGTTGGAAAATGCGGGGGTAAAAGATCCGATGAGGGTTAATGTCGTTGAGGCTCATGGGACGGGAACGCAAGCTGGTGATCCTACGGAGGTGGAGAGTATTCGGCGGGTGTTCTGTCGTCATCAATGTGGTGATGGTGGGGGACGAAACGACGAGAACCCTCTCTACCTTACGTCTATCAAAGCAAACATCGGACACTTGGAAACGGCGTCCGGAGCAGCAGGTCTCGCCAAGCTGTTGTTGATGATGCGATATCGTTCTATACCTCCGCAGATATCGCTCAAGAGGTTGAATCCTAACATCTCTCCACTTGAAGAGGACGGTACGGTGATACACAACGGGCTAGGGACTGTGGAGTGGAAGCCTTCTCATCCTGGGATGACGAGGATGGCGTTACTTAACAACTTTGGTGCGGCGGGGTCGAATACAGCTGCGTTGATTGAGGAATGGGTGCCTCCACCTGGACCTGAAGCTCGGGTGACTTCTGGTTCTAGCTCTGGGATGCCATACATTTTCGGATTCTCAGCCAAGGACAAAACGGCTGCTTTATCGTTACGGGATCGATATGTGTATTTCCTCAACACCTCGCGAGAGGATATCGTCGACGTTGCGTATACCATGACTTCCCGGCGACAGTTATACAAGTTTCGTGCTGCAGTTGTTGCCTCCAGTACCGAGGAGCTCGTTCAGAAACTACAGAACGTCGAGATCCGGAAGGTCGACGATACCCCAAATACCCCACCGCCGAATGTGGTATTCGTGTTTTCGGGACAAGGAGGGCAGTATCTGGGGATGGGACGTGTGTTGTACGAAACTTCTCCGGTGTTCCGAGGTGCGGTTGACGAATGCCAGAATATCTTGCTTGCGCTTGGTTCCACCGGGATCTTGGAAATTATTACGGCAAAGGAGAACATTGAGGTCGAAGTCGAGGCTTTCCAGAGTGCGGTATTCGCTGTCGAGTATGCGTTGGCGAAACTTTGGATTTCGTGGGGTGTTGTTCCGAGTGCGGTGATTGGGCATAGGTCGGGTTATCCCAGTCTTTTTTATTCCATTACTGACGACGTTTTCGAACCTTCCAGTCTTGGTGAATACGCCGCTCTCGTCATTGCTCAAGTCTTGACATTACACGATGCGCTGTTTATAGTAGCCCATCGTGCACGGTTAATGTTCCAACGATGCCACAAACAAACGAGTGGAATGCTAGCTCTCAACCGTTCCGGATCGTCCGTTCAACGACTTCTCCTTATGCATGATTTTCATCCCGACCTTTTCATCTCCTGCTACAACGGCCCCGAGGACTGCGTCGTGTCTGGTCCGGTCTCGAGGACCTTTGATTTCCAACGACTTTTTTCGGACACCGTGGGTAGGAAATGTACGGTTCTTGACGTACCGTTCGGATATCATAGTCGGTATATGGAGCCACTGCTTGATGAACTTCGAGAAATCGCTTCGAAAGTCCAGATGGCTCCTCCTAAGATACCGATCGCTTCGAATGTTCTCGGAATCGTCATTGAGCCAGGGGATTCCTCAGTATTCAATTCGGAGTATGTTGCTAGACATTGTGTGGAGCCTGTTCAGTTTGAAGCTGGGATTCAGGCATTGGTTGCCCGTTCTAAGCTTCTCGCCGGCGCTACTCGTCAAGGAAATGTCTGGATCGAAATAGGACCTCATCCAGTTACACTTCCTTATCTGAAAACGAATCCCTTGACTTCCGGTGGTAGCACCAGTGGCAGCTTATTGCTCCCGTCTATGCGGAAACGGTGTAATCCTTGGCTTACACTTACAACCAGCCTTGCGGATCTCTTTTCTTCCAACGTTCCGATTCGATGGCGAGAGGTTTTCTCGCATGTTTCTCCGTCCTGTATACACCTCCCTTCCTATCCGTTCTCGAAGAAACAGTTTTGGGTTCCGTATGTGGAGCCAAACTTCCAGGGGTCTTCTTCCACAATAGTTCCTGCTGCATCTCCACCGGAACCTGCCACTTACACCTCGCATCTCGCAGAAGGCAAATGTTGGGTCCAATATCCATCACCATCTAACAACTTTACTGCCATCTTTGAAACACCGCTAAGGCTAGTTTCCTCGTTCACTGTCGAACATAGCGTTGCAGGTATTCCTATCGGTTCAGGAACACTGTATTCCGAGCTCGTCATGTCGTTCGTGAAGCTTGCGTCACGATATACCAACAAGAACCACCAGCCGATAGGCATGGAAGTTGGGAACGTCTTCATTCGAGATCTGGAATTCGTCAAACCGTTAATCACCGAAACCGTAGACAATTGTGTTTTGACTATCACAATCGCGATTGATGACGATAGTGGCTCATTCACTATATCATCCCGAGCCTTGCGAGATACTGGCTTGGGGTCGAGTCTTCTCGCTCGAGGTGGATATACAATCAAGGGCGAAACACGTATCACCAACCACAAATTCCAAAAGTTCTTGCCGAAGATGGAGGACGGTATCGCCCGTTTGTCGAGTCCAAACAGTAGAACTGAAACGTTCCTCGCGCAAACGGCTTATACGTTCTTCTCGGGTGTGTTTGAATATGAACCCCAATATCGCGGAATTCGTTCGGTTACTGTGTCTGCGGATGGAACGGAGGGGTACGCACAGGTGCTcgttcctccttctcctcaacAAACCCGGGGAGCTGGTCCTGAGAAGTTGAATATCTATCCAGTGTTGATGGATTCGTTCTGTCAAATCGGTCTCGTTATGGCTAGTCTTCAAGCAGGTCCTGACGACGGGTATATCTGCTCTGAAGTTGGTGCTGTCAAGACCGTTCCAAGTGAAATCGACGTAGTGGCACCTTATCTGACTTACTGTCGAGTATCGTGGGCTTTGGATCGTAGCGTCGCAACGACAGATGTCTGGGCCTATCGGTCGGACAGGCTTCCCCACAAGATGGCTTTCTTTGCTGGTGGGGTCAAGTTCAAACGTGTTtcgctccccacattcaagaAGTTCCTCGAAAGGTGTCGCGGCTCTTCTTACTGTGTTCCTAATAACCATCCCTCGCCTCCTGAGACCTCGCAGCCCCGTTTCACAGACCCTCCTTTGTCTCTTCCTACACCACCTCCTGAAACCCCATCTTCTCACTCGCAGATTCTCCAGGCCGTTGCTGACACCTGTGGTATGGATCGGGCGTCTCTAGATTCGTCAAACGAGCTCGCTGCTTTGGGAATTGATTCGTTGATGCTCATCGAGTTGATTGATAGGATTCGCGTCGCATTTCCCGAGTTCTCATCACACGCGGATATCCTCTCCTCCTGTATTACAGTCCGGGATATCGTCGATAAGATTGATGGCTCCCTAGACTTAGCAACGAATGCCGTTGTCCGCTCTGCCTCTCTCCCAGCTCTACCAAATCCTCCACCCCAGCTACTGCGAGAGGATCGAGAACCCGGAATACAGATTGCCGACGACATTATTGGTATGGTGTCTTCCATCCTCGGGGTACCTATCCAACACATGGAAGGAGATACATCCCTCGATGCTTTAGGCCTGGATTCCTTAGCGTCCATAGAAGTACTCCATGAAGTACAACAACGACTAGGTGTCACCCTCCCGGATGATTTCTTCCTGCACAATCCCACCGTCACCTCAATTCAAAGCTTCTTCTCCTCAGCGTCGACAAGTCCGACTGTCGTCCTTGAAACACCCCCCTTATTGTCCCCCAGTCCCAAAACAGATGACGAGGATAAGCTGTTACCGGTAAAGTCCATCAACTTGGATTCTTCCCCTGGCGACGATTCTACGATAATTCATGCTCTACATCTATCAAACAACCCAACTCTCGTTCATAACCGTCAAATCCAAGGAACTACTCCGGTCTTTCTCATACACGATGGTAGCGGGGTAACCTCCTACTACGAGCGGATGCCTACGTCCTCTCGTACGCTCTGGACGCTCCATAGCCCTCACTTTCTCAACGCAAAACCATGGAACAACCTCTCCGAGATGGCCAAAATGTACGCGGAGCGGATTCTGACAGTTGTAACTGAAGGACCTATTATCCTCGGAG GATGGTCATTTGGTTCAGTCGCAGCATACGAAACAGCTCTTCAGCTTCGTAAGCTAGTAGTCGGATCAACAAAACCGAACCTGCACGTCCAAGGACTCCTCCTTATCGACCCTCCCAACCCTCTCAACCACGTTCCTCTCTCCCCTTCGCTTGTCAGTAGGATGCTCAAAGAACGCGAAGCAGCGCATGTACGCATACAAAGCGCGATAGCCAACAAGGTGGAAAGCCTAATCCACAACCAATTCGGTCTAAACGGAAGTTTGCTTGGAAAGTACGACCCATTTGATACACCGAAGGAGCTAGGTCACCTCCCAACGGATCTGTGTCCACGGATCGCTTTGCTGAGATCTAGAGATCCGTACGTTGGGAGCGGGGATGATGATGTACCCGCATGGATAAACGATCGTTCAGATCCGACTGGTGCTACGAAAGGTTGGAAGAACCTCACGTCGAGTCCGGTAAAGGTTTGGGATATTCCTGGGAACCACTTTGAGCCGTTTTTACCATCGAAC ATCAAAGAGGTTTCGAATTGTATGGAGAAAGCGTTAGATTACCTACAAAGTCAAGATGCGAAATAG
- a CDS encoding uncharacterized protein (antiSMASH:Cluster_3.1), which translates to MYRESDAIGTTQLLPIAEIICLLPRAPRYHNAGVLVPSKYLDIFRASCLSTTHHRYDEPRVYYPQKPWRLKSITVILEMDERVSTALGCLQAMVEWVDTSFPFN; encoded by the exons ATGTATCGGGAAAGCGACGCAATCGGAACAACTCAACTCCTGCCTATCGCAGAGATAATTTGCCTCCTCCCCCGAGCACCGAGATATCACAACGCGGGAGTACTAGTACCTTCAAAGTACCTTGACATTTTCCGTGCAAGCTGTCTTTCGACTACACATCACCGGTATGATGAACCACGTGTATACTATCCACAAAAACCTTGGAGGCTCAAATCGATAACGGTGATTCTAGAAATGGACGAGAGGGTTTCCACAG CTCTCGGTTGTTTACAAGCAATGGTTGAGTGGGTAGACACATCATTCCCATTCAATTAA